A genomic stretch from Ictalurus punctatus breed USDA103 chromosome 2, Coco_2.0, whole genome shotgun sequence includes:
- the LOC124626010 gene encoding cell adhesion molecule DSCAM isoform X1, which yields MLMFVHSPGCTLNDKTVSVTGYVGQSVLLPCSCSELQAKPHTFRWIYLNNIKEIFPKNETNRYTDRVQIFNDHLPGNLSLLISHLTVEDGGGYGCEISNSIHKDIDLTVKGCTLKRQTVTVTRYVGQSVLLPCSCSELQAKPHTFTWQFLKESKEIFPKDETNRYTDRVQIFNDHLPGNLSLLISHLTVEDGGWYRCEISNTHFKDVSVEVKERLPFVPFAVVTVIFLHIFVAVVYCRTRKKVYSPGPDRVHYSRADGDGAVSLQ from the exons ATGTTGATGTTTGTTCATTCGCCAGGTTGCACACTGAATGATAAGACAGTGTCTGTGACTGGATACGTGGGACAGTCTGTCCTTCTGCCCTGCTCCTGCTCTGAACTACAAGCCAAACCACACACTTTCAGATGGATCTATTTAAATAATATCAAAGAAATCTTCCCAAAGAACGAGACAAATCGCTACACAGACAGAGTTCAGATCTTTAATGATCATCTTCCAGGAAATCTCTCTCTGCTCATATCACACCTGACTGTAGAGGATGGAGGAGGTTACGGGTGTGAGATCAGCAACAGTATTCATAAAGACATCGACCTCACAGTAAAAG GTTGCACACTGAAACGTCAGACAGTGACCGTGACTCGATACGTGGGACAGTCTGTCCTTCTGCCCTGCTCCTGCTCTGAACTACAAGCCAAACCACACACTTTCACATGgcaatttttaaaagaaagcaaagaaatCTTCCCAAAGGACGAGACAAATCGCTACACAGACAGAGTTCAGATCTTTAATGATCATCTTCCAGGAAATCTCTCTCTGCTCATATCACACCTGACTGTAGAGGATGGAGGATGGTACAGGTGTGAGATCAGCAACACTCACTTTAAAGACGTCTCAGTCGAAGTAAAAG AGCGTCTTCCCTTCGTCCCCTTCGCCGTGGTGACTGTGATCTTTCTGCACATCTTCGTGGCTGTGGTCTATTGCAGAACCAGAAAGAAAG ttTACTCTCCAGGTCCTGATAGAGTTCATTACAGCAGAGCTGATGGAGATGGAGCAGTGAGTCTGCAGTAG
- the LOC124626010 gene encoding cell adhesion molecule DSCAM isoform X2 yields MLMFVHSPGCTLNDKTVSVTGYVGQSVLLPCSCSELQAKPHTFRWIYLNNIKEIFPKNETNRYTDRVQIFNDHLPGNLSLLISHLTVEDGGGYGCEISNSIHKDIDLTVKGCTLKRQTVTVTRYVGQSVLLPCSCSELQAKPHTFTWQFLKESKEIFPKDETNRYTDRVQIFNDHLPGNLSLLISHLTVEDGGWYRCEISNTHFKDVSVEVKERLPFVPFAVVTVIFLHIFVAVVYCRTRKKGPDRVHYSRADGDGAVSLQ; encoded by the exons ATGTTGATGTTTGTTCATTCGCCAGGTTGCACACTGAATGATAAGACAGTGTCTGTGACTGGATACGTGGGACAGTCTGTCCTTCTGCCCTGCTCCTGCTCTGAACTACAAGCCAAACCACACACTTTCAGATGGATCTATTTAAATAATATCAAAGAAATCTTCCCAAAGAACGAGACAAATCGCTACACAGACAGAGTTCAGATCTTTAATGATCATCTTCCAGGAAATCTCTCTCTGCTCATATCACACCTGACTGTAGAGGATGGAGGAGGTTACGGGTGTGAGATCAGCAACAGTATTCATAAAGACATCGACCTCACAGTAAAAG GTTGCACACTGAAACGTCAGACAGTGACCGTGACTCGATACGTGGGACAGTCTGTCCTTCTGCCCTGCTCCTGCTCTGAACTACAAGCCAAACCACACACTTTCACATGgcaatttttaaaagaaagcaaagaaatCTTCCCAAAGGACGAGACAAATCGCTACACAGACAGAGTTCAGATCTTTAATGATCATCTTCCAGGAAATCTCTCTCTGCTCATATCACACCTGACTGTAGAGGATGGAGGATGGTACAGGTGTGAGATCAGCAACACTCACTTTAAAGACGTCTCAGTCGAAGTAAAAG AGCGTCTTCCCTTCGTCCCCTTCGCCGTGGTGACTGTGATCTTTCTGCACATCTTCGTGGCTGTGGTCTATTGCAGAACCAGAAAGAAAG GTCCTGATAGAGTTCATTACAGCAGAGCTGATGGAGATGGAGCAGTGAGTCTGCAGTAG
- the LOC128635138 gene encoding uncharacterized protein LOC128635138 isoform X2, translated as MCVFGSSVRMQVCFLLLLIQLHVTEGCRLEGKGRTKRITAYTGGSVLLPCSCTDLHTKPETLTWKKYTNETNNWVEISPEREQYKDRFQLVNDLSSGNLSLLISHLTKEDGGVYRCRLNESEYRDFRLTVKGCKLTVTGYVGQSVLLPCSCSELQAKPHTFRWVYIKGSDRKEIFPKDETNRYTDRVQIFNDHLPGNLSLLISHLTVEDGGKYRCKITNTSDTNIHLTVKERLPFVPFAVVTVIFLHIIVAVVYCRTRKKGPDRVYYSRADGDGAVSLQ; from the exons atgtgtgtgtttgggtcctCAGTCAGAATGCAGGTgtgttttcttctcctccttatACAGCTTCATGTCACTGAAG GCTGCAGACTGGAAGGAAAGGGAAGGACAAAACGGATCACTGCATACACAGGAGGTTCAGTACTGCTGCCCTGCTCCTGCACTGACCTCCACACCAAACCTGAGACACTCACATGGAAGAAATACACAAATGAAACTAATAACTGGGTAGAGATATCTCCTGAGAGAGAGCAGTACAAagacagatttcagctggttaatGATCTCTCTTCAGGAAATCTCTCTCTGCTCATATCACACCTGACTAAAGAGGATGGAGGAGTTTACAGGTGTAGACTTAATGAGAGTGAATACAGAGACTTCAGACTCACTGTTAAAG GTTGCAAACTGACTGTGACTGGATACGTGGGACAGTCTGTCCTTCTGCCCTGCTCCTGCTCTGAACTACAAGCCAAACCACACACTTTCAGATGGGTCTATATTAAAGGATCTGACCGCAAAGAAATCTTCCCAAAGGACGAGACAAATCGCTACACAGACAGAGTTCAGATCTTTAATGATCATCTTCCAGGAAATCTCTCTCTACTCATATCACACCTGACTGTAGAGGATGGAGGAAAGTACAGGTGTAAGATCACCAACACTAGCGATACAAACATCCACCTCACAGTAAAAG AGCGTCTTCCCTTCGTCCCCTTCGCCGTGGTGACTGTGATCTTTCTGCACATCATCGTGGCTGTGGTCTATTGCAGAACCAGAAAGAAAG GTCCTGATAGAGTTTATTACAGCAGAGCTGATGGAGATGGAGCAGTGAGTCTGCAGTAG
- the LOC128635138 gene encoding CXADR-like membrane protein isoform X1: MCVFGSSVRMQVCFLLLLIQLHVTEGCRLEGKGRTKRITAYTGGSVLLPCSCTDLHTKPETLTWKKYTNETNNWVEISPEREQYKDRFQLVNDLSSGNLSLLISHLTKEDGGVYRCRLNESEYRDFRLTVKGCKLTVTGYVGQSVLLPCSCSELQAKPHTFRWVYIKGSDRKEIFPKDETNRYTDRVQIFNDHLPGNLSLLISHLTVEDGGKYRCKITNTSDTNIHLTVKDPHTIIIIIICTAVGVLLLLLILRGVMYWKHRGQRRGQTETGDGQTGQRIQQKTQNDCDVLYTAINPQTKCNKAEEKDDVTYSIVVLSNTVRAAHTPVETGDTAVYASIKTN; the protein is encoded by the exons atgtgtgtgtttgggtcctCAGTCAGAATGCAGGTgtgttttcttctcctccttatACAGCTTCATGTCACTGAAG GCTGCAGACTGGAAGGAAAGGGAAGGACAAAACGGATCACTGCATACACAGGAGGTTCAGTACTGCTGCCCTGCTCCTGCACTGACCTCCACACCAAACCTGAGACACTCACATGGAAGAAATACACAAATGAAACTAATAACTGGGTAGAGATATCTCCTGAGAGAGAGCAGTACAAagacagatttcagctggttaatGATCTCTCTTCAGGAAATCTCTCTCTGCTCATATCACACCTGACTAAAGAGGATGGAGGAGTTTACAGGTGTAGACTTAATGAGAGTGAATACAGAGACTTCAGACTCACTGTTAAAG GTTGCAAACTGACTGTGACTGGATACGTGGGACAGTCTGTCCTTCTGCCCTGCTCCTGCTCTGAACTACAAGCCAAACCACACACTTTCAGATGGGTCTATATTAAAGGATCTGACCGCAAAGAAATCTTCCCAAAGGACGAGACAAATCGCTACACAGACAGAGTTCAGATCTTTAATGATCATCTTCCAGGAAATCTCTCTCTACTCATATCACACCTGACTGTAGAGGATGGAGGAAAGTACAGGTGTAAGATCACCAACACTAGCGATACAAACATCCACCTCACAGTAAAAG ATCctcacaccatcatcatcatcatcatctgtacAGCTGTTGgggttctgctgctgctgctgatacTCAGAGGAGTCATGTACTGGAAAcacagag GACAGAGACGAGGACAGACCGAGACCGGTGATGGACAAACAGGACAGAGGATACAGCAGAAGACGCAG AATGATTGTGATGTTCTGTACACAGCTATAAATCCACAAACTAAATGCAACAAAGCAGAAGAAAAG GATGATGTGACGTACTCGATTGTAGTCCTCAGTAACACTGTGAGAGCAGCACACACTCCAGTGGAGACAGGAGATACTGCAGTATATGCCAGCATCAAaactaactaa
- the LOC128628667 gene encoding uncharacterized protein LOC128628667 isoform X1, whose translation MIRLGAAVGQCVFSSNSLFGLMCVFGSSVRMQVCFLLLLIQLHVTEGCRLEGNRETKEITAYTGGSVLLPCSCTDLHTKPETFTWWKLTNDWVEISPESEQYKDRFQLVNDLSSGNLSLLISHLSEEDGGDYMCDLKVSEYRDFRLTVKGCTLNNQTVTVTGYVGQSVLLPCSCSELQAKPHTFRWVYFKGSDRITIFPKNETNRYTDRVQIFNDHLPGNLSLLISHLTEQDGGWYGCEISNNIDANIKLIVQDAPTRPSASRPVITTTSPNPEPERLPFVPFALMTVIFLHIIVAVVYCRTRKKVYSPGPDRVHYSRADGDGAVSLQWRRTQSADPSIH comes from the exons ATGATCAGACTCGGTGCAGCAgttggtcagtgtgtgtttagctCCAATTCTCTCTTtggattaatgtgtgtgtttgggtcctCAGTCAGAATGCAGGTgtgttttcttctcctccttatACAACTTCATGTCACTGAAG GCTGCAGACTGGAAGgaaacagagagacaaaagAGATCACTGCATACACAGGAGGTTCAGTACTGCTGCCCTGCTCCTGCACTGACCTCCACACCAAACCTGAGACATTCACATGGTGGAAACTAACAAATGATTGGGTAGAGATATCTCCTGAGAGTGAGCAGTACAAagacagatttcagctggttaatGATCTCTCTTCAGGAAATCTCTCTCTGCTCATATCACACCTGTCTGAAGAGGATGGAGGAGATTACATGTGTGATCTTAAAGTGAGTGAATACAGAGACTTCAGACTCACTGTTAAAG GTTGCACACTGAATAATCAGACAGTGACTGTGACTGGATACGTGGGACAGTCTGTCCTTCTGCCCTGCTCCTGCTCTGAACTACAAGCCAAACCACACACTTTCAGATGGGTCTATTTTAAAGGATCTGATCGTATAACGATCTTCCCAAAGAACGAGACAAATCGCTACACAGACAGAGTTCAGATCTTTAATGATCATCTTCCAGGAAATCTCTCTCTGCTCATATCACACCTGACTGAACAGGATGGAGGATGGTACGGGTGTGAGATCAGCAACAATATCGATGCAAACATCAAACTTATAGTACAAG ACGCACCAACAAGACCTTCAGCATCCAGACCAGTGATCACAACAACTTCACCTAATCCTGAACCAG AGCGTCTTCCCTTCGTCCCCTTTGCCCTGATGACTGTGATCTTTCTGCACATCATCGTGGCTGTGGTCTATTGCAGAACCAGAAAGAAAG ttTACTCTCCAGGTCCTGATAGAGTTCATTACAGCAGAGCTGATGGAGATGGAGCAGTGAGTCTGCAGTGGAGAAGAACTCAATCAGCTGATCCATCAATAcattaa
- the LOC128628667 gene encoding uncharacterized protein LOC128628667 isoform X2 gives MIRLGAAVGQCVFSSNSLFGLMCVFGSSVRMQVCFLLLLIQLHVTEGCRLEGNRETKEITAYTGGSVLLPCSCTDLHTKPETFTWWKLTNDWVEISPESEQYKDRFQLVNDLSSGNLSLLISHLSEEDGGDYMCDLKVSEYRDFRLTVKGCTLNNQTVTVTGYVGQSVLLPCSCSELQAKPHTFRWVYFKGSDRITIFPKNETNRYTDRVQIFNDHLPGNLSLLISHLTEQDGGWYGCEISNNIDANIKLIVQDAPTRPSASRPVITTTSPNPEPERLPFVPFALMTVIFLHIIVAVVYCRTRKKGPDRVHYSRADGDGAVSLQWRRTQSADPSIH, from the exons ATGATCAGACTCGGTGCAGCAgttggtcagtgtgtgtttagctCCAATTCTCTCTTtggattaatgtgtgtgtttgggtcctCAGTCAGAATGCAGGTgtgttttcttctcctccttatACAACTTCATGTCACTGAAG GCTGCAGACTGGAAGgaaacagagagacaaaagAGATCACTGCATACACAGGAGGTTCAGTACTGCTGCCCTGCTCCTGCACTGACCTCCACACCAAACCTGAGACATTCACATGGTGGAAACTAACAAATGATTGGGTAGAGATATCTCCTGAGAGTGAGCAGTACAAagacagatttcagctggttaatGATCTCTCTTCAGGAAATCTCTCTCTGCTCATATCACACCTGTCTGAAGAGGATGGAGGAGATTACATGTGTGATCTTAAAGTGAGTGAATACAGAGACTTCAGACTCACTGTTAAAG GTTGCACACTGAATAATCAGACAGTGACTGTGACTGGATACGTGGGACAGTCTGTCCTTCTGCCCTGCTCCTGCTCTGAACTACAAGCCAAACCACACACTTTCAGATGGGTCTATTTTAAAGGATCTGATCGTATAACGATCTTCCCAAAGAACGAGACAAATCGCTACACAGACAGAGTTCAGATCTTTAATGATCATCTTCCAGGAAATCTCTCTCTGCTCATATCACACCTGACTGAACAGGATGGAGGATGGTACGGGTGTGAGATCAGCAACAATATCGATGCAAACATCAAACTTATAGTACAAG ACGCACCAACAAGACCTTCAGCATCCAGACCAGTGATCACAACAACTTCACCTAATCCTGAACCAG AGCGTCTTCCCTTCGTCCCCTTTGCCCTGATGACTGTGATCTTTCTGCACATCATCGTGGCTGTGGTCTATTGCAGAACCAGAAAGAAAG GTCCTGATAGAGTTCATTACAGCAGAGCTGATGGAGATGGAGCAGTGAGTCTGCAGTGGAGAAGAACTCAATCAGCTGATCCATCAATAcattaa